One region of Labrus mixtus chromosome 1, fLabMix1.1, whole genome shotgun sequence genomic DNA includes:
- the LOC132978726 gene encoding octapeptide-repeat protein T2-like, which yields MKGRAAERRDKGKSSRETRQREEQQRDEAEGRAAERRGRGAERRDKGKSSREMRQRSGETRQRGRAAERRGRGAERRDKGKSSRETRQREEQQRDEAEGRAAERRGRGAERRGRGAEQQRDEAEGRAAERRGRGAERRGRGAEQQRDEAEERRDEAEGQSSRETRQRSGETRQRVEQQRDEAEERRDEAEGQSSRETRRRDRETR from the coding sequence ATGAagggcagagcagcagagagacgagATAAAgggaagagcagcagagagacgagGCAGAgggaagagcagcagagagatgagGCAGAGGgtagagcagcagagagacgagGCAGAGGAGCGGAGAGACGAGATAAAgggaagagcagcagagagatgagGCAGAGGAGCGGAGAGACGAGGCAGAggggcagagcagcagagagacgagGCAGAGGAGCGGAGAGACGAGATAAAgggaagagcagcagagagacgagGCAGAgggaagagcagcagagagatgagGCAGAGGgtagagcagcagagagacgagGCAGAGGAGCGGAGAGACGAGGCAGAggggcagagcagcagagagatgagGCAGAGGgtagagcagcagagagacgagGCAGAGGAGCGGAGAGACGAGGCAGAggggcagagcagcagagagacgagGCAGAGGAGCGGAGAGACGAGGCAGAggggcagagcagcagagagacgagGCAGAGGAGCGGAGAGACGAGGCAGAGGgtagagcagcagagagacgagGCAGAGGAGCGGAGAGACGAGGCAGAggggcagagcagcagagagacgaggaggagggacagagagacgaGATAA